The following coding sequences are from one Nilaparvata lugens isolate BPH chromosome 6, ASM1435652v1, whole genome shotgun sequence window:
- the LOC111058374 gene encoding uncharacterized protein LOC111058374 isoform X1 codes for MHKNFGPPMTSMTIDFNAKVSQENFMADVAGKFSLHEETSDNGRMLGQFAASCNMIIDSTCFKHKRIHLGTWSVPGSDQVNQIDHVLVDKRHASSVIDVRTLRGPNCETDHFLVRVKVRERLSNQQICQNERRIRWNSAKLKVTQESERYRQRLEEKLDQGTWRHSVEDHWRGMERAIVEAAKETIGEESKTRNGEWYDEECRRRIERRNEDRHDEECRRRIERRNEDRQRMLQRRTRQNYENYRDSRREASKTCRRKKRESLKRQLGNIDALQEKRDDRAFCKEVRSMTKSYQPRLNICNDRDGNALTEEDKVLDRWAEYFEIALNEQQRNEDEENRTFLGPEINVEEPTHDEVKRAIGQLNNNRAPGNDQIIAELIKHGGEGLSRELHELICQVWKEEVMPGNWNVGIIVPIYKKGNKKECCNYRAITLLNLAYKIFSIILMDRISIYAGNNR; via the coding sequence aTGCATAAAAATTTTGGTCCGCCAATGACTTCAATGACAATAGACTTCAATGCTAAGGTCAGCCAAGAAAATTTCATGGCGGATGTGGCCGGAAAATTTTCATTGCATGAGGAAACAAGTGATAATGGCAGAATGTTGGGACAGTTTGCAGCCTCCTGTAATATGATCATTGATAGTACTTGCTTTAAACACAAAAGAATCCACCTTGGAACTTGGTCTGTACCAGGAAGTGATCAGGTAAATCAGATTGACCATGTACTAGTTGATAAAAGACATGCATCATCGGTGATTGACGTTAGAACACTAAGAGGACCAAATTGTGAGACAGACCACTTCCTAGTTAGAGTTAAGGTGAGAGAAAGACTGTCTAACCAACAAATATGTCAGAACGAAAGAAGAATCCGATGGAATTCTGCAAAATTGAAGGTTACTCAGGAAAGTGAAAGGTACAGACAGAGGCTGGAGGAAAAGCTTGATCAGGGTACTTGGAGACATTCTGTGGAAGATCACTGGAGGGGCATGGAAAGGGCGATAGTGGAAGCTGCTAAAGAAACAATTGGTGAAGAGTCTAAAACGAGAAATGGAGAGTGGTATGATGAGGAGTGCCGAAGGAGGATTGAAAGAAGAAATGAAGACAGGCATGATGAGGAGTGCCGAAGGAGGATTGAAAGAAGAAATGAAGACAGGCAAAGAATGCTACAGAGAAGGACAAGACAGAACTATGAAAATTATAGGGACAGCCGACGAGAAGCCAGCAAAACATGTAGACGAAAGAAAAGAGAATCATTAAAAAGACAGCTGGGAAACATAGACGCCTTGCAAGAGAAGAGAGATGACAGAGCCTTCTGCAAGGAAGTGAGAAGCATGACCAAAAGTTACCAGCCAAGATTGAATATTTGCAATGACAGGGATGGAAATGCTTTGACAGAGGAAGATAAGGTGTTGGATAGATGGGCGGAATATTTTGAGATTGCACTGAATGAACAACAGAGAAATGAGGATGAAGAAAATAGAACCTTTCTTGGACCGGAAATCAATGTGGAAGAGCCTACTCATGACGAAGTAAAGCGTGCTATTGGACAACTCAATAACAATAGAGCTCCAGGAAATGACCAGATAATAGCTGAGCTGATAAAACATGGTGGAGAAGGGCTGAGCAGGGAGCTGCATGAACTGATTTGTCAAGTCTGGAAAGAGGAAGTGATGCCAGGTAATTGGAATGTTGGAATCATTGTCCCCATATATAAGAAAGGAAACAAGAAGGAGTGCTGCAACTATAGAGCCATAACCCTACTGAATCTGGCCTACAAGATATTCTCAATCATATTAATGGACAGAATTTCAATATATGCAGGAAATAATAGGTGA
- the LOC111058374 gene encoding uncharacterized protein LOC111058374 isoform X2, which yields MENIGLEEETFTIITTEAAAALGIFIDREDVKPIDREDVMSIDREDFNSIDQNLDTSPNSSNLASKVQRCYTKRKSDIIRVEKAQVGVSEKKRDNQSSAGESKPSDIVNVTEKRENGDAIVVDKISKSKDVADPKQPSSAELSNSRKRKFSCKVEDCHSSFFHRGSYLRHKKMYHETSNYICRICFKSFDDKGDLQAHQENYHKGLSNLKPVCSHCNKMFSSEDYRDRHLNKVLKKGSSLNCGKCTKIFHSVSDFKYHMKHTHVEGRTFSCKECFKLFKRETHAAAHMKTHSARSLFTCEICNQDFKNLHFLKRHSTVHDANKHTCSVCHAGFAYLSSLTKHLNDQHPRFNQQLKDKKQIKSEGKYSYYTMVGMG from the exons ATGGAAAACATTGGCTTGGAAGAGGAAACATTTACTATTATTACAA CTGAAGCAGCGGCAGCTTTGGGGATATTTATTGATCGTGAAGATGTCAAGCCCATTGATCGTGAAGATGTCATGTCCATTGATCGTGAAGATTTCAACTCCATTGACCAGAATCTTGATACATCTCCCAACTCCTCTAATCTGGCGTCCAAAGTACAGCGTTGTTATACAAAGCGTAAAAGTGATATAATAAGAGTAGAAAAAGCTCAAGTTGGTGTTTCAGAAAAGAAAcgtgataatcagtcatcagcAGGTGAGTCAAAACCCTCAGATATAGTTAATGTGACAGAAAAACGAGAAAATGGTGATGCAATTGTTGTCGACAAGATTTCCAAATCAAAAGATGTTGCAGATCCGAAACAACCTTCCAGTGCTGAATTATCAAATTCTAGGAAACGCAAATTCTCGTGTAAAGTGGAAGATTGCCATTCATCATTTTTCCACCGTGGAAGCTACTTGCGCCACAAGAAGATGTATCATGAAACATCAAACTACATTTGTCGGATCTGTTTCAAGTCATTTGATGATAAAGGTGATTTGCAGGCTCAccaagaaaattatcataagGGGCTGAGTAATTTGAAGCCTGTGTGCAGTCATTGCAATAAAATGTTCTCTAGTGAGGATTACAGAGACAGACATCTCAATAAAGTGTTGAAAAAGGGCAGCTCACTGAATTGTGGAAAGTGCACCAAAATCTTTCATAGTGTTTCTGACTTTAAATACCACATGAAGCACACTCATGTAGAAGGCAGAACATTCTCATGCAAAGAATGTTTCAAGTTATTCAAGCGTGAAACACACGCAGCTGCTCACATGAAAACGCATTCCGCCCGTTCTCTTTTCACTTGTGAGATTTGTAACCAAGACTTCAAGAATTTACATTTCCTAAAACGTCACAGTACAGTGCATGATGCTAACAAGCATACTTGCTCTGTGTGCCATGCAGGTTTCGCATATTTATCGTCGCTTACAAAGCACTTGAATGACCAGCATCCAAGATTCAATCAACAATTGAAagacaaaaaacaaattaaaagtgaaggaaaatattcatattatacaatGGTTGGGATGGGATaa